A genome region from Synergistetes bacterium HGW-Synergistetes-1 includes the following:
- a CDS encoding FAD-binding oxidoreductase encodes MKANFSYTPVTESTVNDLISIFGKSGVSVDKEKIDAYSKDEVALHLWDKKYSAEVVCFGETTEQISALMKYANEHRIPVTPRGAGTGLSGGAVPACKGIELSLERMNHILDFDEENLTITVEPGVVTAEINKAATDHHLLYAGDPCSGDASFIGGNVAENAGGNKVIKYGATGSHVLGMEVVLPDGSVTWFGGKRRKDVTGYDFVHLMVGSEGTLGIVTKIILRLLPLSSFVVDLLVPFPDIPTALAAVPKVMTLGKAIPSSIEFMDKPSMLLTEKYLQTKFPYTSEAKAHIIFQYEGNNRDHLADEIERIGDICMESGALEVFVADNRTTRDKLWKGRKSVAEAVWAFAPVQLANEDVVVPTGSIPDFMDQLELICRRHSVDYAAYGHLGDGNMHVTLYIEKDTPDWHSIIEGARLEVYEVVKKLEGTLTGEHGVGLKRLKYVPSFLDEAQIDLIRRVKLAFDPNNILNPGKIVPWE; translated from the coding sequence TAAGGAAAAAATTGATGCTTATTCAAAAGATGAAGTCGCTCTTCACCTATGGGATAAAAAATACAGTGCAGAGGTCGTTTGTTTTGGAGAAACAACAGAACAGATATCGGCTCTTATGAAATATGCAAATGAGCATCGTATTCCTGTGACTCCGCGTGGGGCAGGTACCGGTCTATCAGGAGGTGCTGTTCCTGCATGTAAAGGAATTGAACTTTCACTGGAAAGAATGAATCATATCCTTGATTTTGATGAGGAAAATTTAACTATTACTGTTGAACCCGGCGTTGTTACGGCCGAAATTAACAAAGCAGCAACGGATCATCATCTTCTTTACGCCGGTGATCCATGCAGCGGCGATGCTTCTTTTATCGGCGGGAATGTTGCAGAGAACGCGGGAGGGAATAAAGTTATTAAATATGGTGCTACCGGCAGCCATGTACTTGGAATGGAGGTAGTGCTACCCGACGGATCAGTGACGTGGTTTGGGGGAAAACGCCGAAAAGATGTTACCGGCTATGATTTTGTGCATCTAATGGTTGGTTCGGAAGGAACGCTTGGTATAGTAACAAAAATTATTTTGAGACTTCTTCCTCTCTCCTCATTTGTAGTGGATCTTCTTGTTCCATTTCCTGACATCCCTACTGCACTAGCCGCTGTTCCAAAGGTCATGACACTTGGAAAGGCGATACCAAGTTCAATTGAATTTATGGACAAGCCGTCTATGCTTCTTACTGAAAAATATCTCCAGACGAAGTTCCCATATACCAGCGAAGCCAAGGCACATATCATATTTCAGTATGAGGGGAACAACAGAGACCATCTTGCAGATGAAATAGAGCGTATTGGAGATATCTGCATGGAGAGCGGTGCTCTTGAGGTTTTTGTCGCCGACAACAGAACTACGAGGGATAAGCTTTGGAAAGGACGTAAAAGTGTAGCTGAGGCGGTATGGGCGTTTGCTCCTGTTCAGCTTGCCAATGAGGATGTTGTTGTTCCAACTGGCAGTATTCCGGATTTTATGGATCAACTGGAGCTTATTTGCCGCAGGCATAGTGTTGATTATGCTGCTTATGGGCATCTGGGGGACGGAAATATGCATGTTACACTTTACATCGAAAAAGATACCCCTGATTGGCATTCAATTATTGAAGGCGCCCGACTTGAAGTTTATGAGGTTGTAAAAAAACTTGAAGGAACTCTTACCGGAGAACACGGTGTTGGCCTCAAGAGGCTGAAATACGTCCCATCATTTCTTGATGAAGCCCAGATTGACCTCATTCGCAGAGTAAAACTTGCTTTTGATCCCAACAACATACTTAATCCAGGGAAAATTGTTCCTTGGGAATAA